The following proteins are encoded in a genomic region of Hoeflea phototrophica DFL-43:
- a CDS encoding 3-deoxy-manno-octulosonate cytidylyltransferase, translated as MKQDQEPMLVIIPARMAASRLPGKPLADINGVPMIVRVARQAERAGVGPVAVATDAREIADVVEAAGLVAVMTRDDHQSGSDRVFEAAMKLDPEGKSDVILNIQGDIPAIEPETIRRSALPLTLSSAELATIAVQITDEDEKTNPSIVKVIGTPVGNDILRALYFTRATAPYGDGPLYHHIGLYAWRRSALKRFVSLKQSTLEKRESLEQLRALEDGMRIDVAIVDSVPLGVDTPADLERARQIIAAG; from the coding sequence ATGAAACAGGATCAGGAGCCCATGCTCGTCATCATTCCGGCCAGAATGGCGGCCTCCCGGCTGCCGGGAAAGCCGCTGGCCGACATCAATGGCGTTCCGATGATCGTCCGGGTCGCACGCCAGGCTGAACGTGCTGGTGTCGGCCCGGTAGCGGTGGCCACTGATGCACGCGAGATCGCCGATGTGGTCGAGGCCGCGGGCCTGGTCGCGGTGATGACCCGGGATGACCACCAGTCCGGATCGGACCGGGTTTTCGAGGCGGCGATGAAGCTTGATCCCGAGGGCAAGAGCGATGTTATCCTCAACATTCAGGGGGACATTCCCGCCATCGAGCCCGAGACGATACGCCGCTCGGCCTTGCCGCTGACCTTGTCGTCGGCTGAGCTTGCAACCATCGCTGTTCAAATCACCGATGAGGATGAGAAAACAAATCCGAGTATCGTCAAGGTCATCGGCACCCCGGTCGGAAATGATATTCTGCGCGCGCTCTATTTCACCCGTGCCACCGCGCCCTATGGCGATGGCCCGCTCTATCACCATATCGGGCTCTATGCCTGGCGGCGCTCGGCGCTCAAGCGCTTTGTCTCGCTCAAGCAATCGACGCTTGAAAAGCGCGAATCACTTGAGCAGCTGCGCGCGCTTGAGGATGGCATGCGCATTGATGTGGCAATCGTTGACTCGGTTCCCCTGGGTGTCGATACTCCCGCCGATCTCGAGCGTGCACGGCAAATCATTGCTGCCGGCTAG
- a CDS encoding prephenate dehydratase, with amino-acid sequence MTYSTNRIAIQGEFGANSDMACRDMFPALEPLPCPTFEDAFNALAQGEADLAMIPIENTIAGRVADIHHLLPESQLHIIGEYFMPIHFQLMVLPGTKLSDIKTVHSHVHALGQCRKIVRANGWKAIVAGDTAGAAKLVSNSGDKTMAAFAPKLAADLYGLDILAENVEDTETNVTRFVVLSRDAKTPPRPVADEVVVTTFVFRVRNIPAALYKAMGGFATNGINMTKLESYQIGGKFFATQFYADIQGHPDEAPVARAMEELGFFSKELRILGVYPAHPFRLAQNGSHAEDAEG; translated from the coding sequence ATGACTTACTCCACCAATCGCATCGCCATTCAGGGCGAGTTTGGCGCCAACTCGGATATGGCCTGCCGTGACATGTTTCCGGCGCTTGAGCCTTTGCCCTGCCCCACCTTTGAGGATGCGTTCAATGCGCTCGCTCAGGGCGAGGCCGATCTGGCGATGATCCCGATTGAAAACACCATCGCCGGCCGAGTCGCGGATATTCACCATCTGTTGCCCGAATCGCAGCTCCACATCATTGGCGAATACTTCATGCCGATCCATTTCCAGCTTATGGTCCTGCCGGGCACCAAGCTCTCGGATATCAAGACAGTGCACAGCCATGTCCACGCGCTGGGGCAGTGCCGCAAGATCGTTCGCGCCAATGGCTGGAAGGCCATCGTTGCCGGCGATACCGCCGGTGCCGCCAAGCTCGTCTCCAACAGCGGTGACAAGACCATGGCTGCATTCGCACCAAAATTGGCTGCCGATCTGTACGGCCTCGATATTCTTGCCGAAAATGTCGAAGACACCGAAACCAACGTCACCCGTTTTGTTGTGTTGTCACGTGACGCAAAGACCCCGCCGCGCCCTGTGGCCGACGAGGTTGTCGTCACCACGTTTGTCTTCCGGGTGCGCAACATTCCGGCCGCGCTTTACAAGGCGATGGGCGGGTTTGCCACCAACGGCATCAACATGACCAAACTGGAAAGCTATCAGATCGGCGGGAAGTTCTTTGCGACGCAGTTTTATGCCGACATCCAGGGCCATCCCGACGAGGCTCCGGTGGCCCGCGCCATGGAAGAACTGGGTTTCTTCTCCAAGGAATTGCGGATCCTGGGCGTCTACCCGGCGCATCCGTTTCGCCTTGCGCAGAACGGATCGCACGCCGAAGATGCCGAGGGCTAA
- the nudC gene encoding NAD(+) diphosphatase, translating to MSVSLFEHNAPHGEASRLVAFSTNRLDRRSEHRNESELGEALSDPRTRYFGITQGRLAMRVNGDTPEGLLSAGDLSTLKPEHKNAILIGWDADNAAHIAVPLEMAADDLPDPFKAIDTRSVYRQALLNEETLGAYAQGNSLVAWALANRFCGCCGSAMTPESGGYRRKCQACGHTVFPRTDPVAIMLAVDETRDRCLLGRSPHFPPGMYSCLAGFIEPGETMEDAVRRETLEESGIQIGRVRYHASQPWPMPHSLMIGVYAEAKSLDITRDTNELEDCRWFDRSETEAMLADVLGETDASAPPPGAIAHRLMRDWLDWGR from the coding sequence ATGTCTGTTTCCCTTTTTGAGCACAATGCGCCCCATGGCGAAGCCAGCCGGCTGGTCGCCTTTTCCACCAACCGGCTCGACCGGCGGTCTGAACACCGCAACGAAAGCGAACTCGGAGAGGCTCTGAGCGACCCGAGAACGCGCTATTTCGGCATCACCCAGGGCCGTTTGGCAATGCGAGTGAACGGGGACACGCCGGAGGGCTTGTTGAGCGCGGGCGACCTCTCTACCCTAAAGCCAGAGCACAAGAACGCTATTCTGATCGGCTGGGATGCGGACAATGCGGCACACATCGCCGTGCCGCTGGAAATGGCCGCGGACGACCTTCCAGATCCGTTCAAGGCGATCGATACACGTTCGGTCTACCGGCAGGCGCTCCTGAACGAGGAGACACTCGGGGCCTATGCGCAGGGCAACAGCCTGGTTGCGTGGGCGCTAGCCAACCGGTTTTGCGGTTGCTGCGGCAGTGCGATGACACCCGAATCGGGCGGCTACCGGCGCAAATGCCAGGCTTGCGGACATACGGTGTTCCCGCGCACAGACCCCGTTGCAATCATGCTTGCGGTAGATGAAACACGTGACCGCTGCCTGTTGGGCCGCAGTCCGCATTTTCCGCCGGGCATGTATTCCTGCCTTGCAGGCTTCATCGAACCCGGCGAGACCATGGAGGATGCCGTCCGGCGCGAGACGCTCGAAGAATCGGGCATCCAGATCGGCCGGGTGCGCTACCACGCCAGCCAGCCCTGGCCGATGCCGCATTCGCTGATGATCGGTGTCTATGCGGAAGCCAAAAGCCTGGACATCACGCGGGATACCAACGAGCTGGAGGATTGCCGCTGGTTCGACCGTTCCGAGACAGAAGCGATGCTGGCGGATGTGCTTGGGGAAACCGACGCGTCAGCACCGCCACCCGGGGCCATCGCGCACCGGCTGATGCGCGACTGGCTCGACTGGGGCCGTTAA
- a CDS encoding HIT family protein: MAGFSLDERLAKDTTLLMKLGLCQLRLMHDSRWPWVLLVPQRAGISEIFDLTPLDQTMLTFETSIAAKAVKQATDCHKINVGALGNQVRQFHLHIIARNETDPAWPWPVWGHGTALPWEAGAQAEFTNRLLQAL, from the coding sequence ATGGCCGGTTTCAGCCTTGATGAGCGTCTAGCCAAGGACACAACCCTGCTGATGAAGCTGGGCCTTTGCCAATTGCGGCTGATGCATGACAGCCGCTGGCCCTGGGTCCTTCTGGTGCCGCAACGCGCCGGCATCAGCGAGATCTTTGATCTGACACCACTTGATCAGACAATGCTGACATTCGAGACTTCCATCGCCGCCAAAGCCGTCAAACAGGCAACTGACTGTCACAAGATCAATGTTGGCGCCTTGGGGAACCAGGTTCGTCAGTTCCATCTTCACATCATCGCCCGCAACGAGACCGATCCCGCCTGGCCATGGCCGGTCTGGGGCCACGGCACAGCCTTGCCATGGGAGGCCGGCGCCCAGGCCGAGTTTACCAACAGGCTTCTTCAGGCCCTGTAG
- a CDS encoding DNA polymerase III subunit gamma/tau — MDDTTSANPAGPAASQATPGAEQTPYRVLARKYRPKDFTDLIGQEPMVRTLTNAFSTGRIAQAWMLTGVRGVGKTTTARILARALNYKTAEIDQPSIDLTTPGEHCPAIMEGRHVDVIEMDAASHTGIDDIREIIEQVRYRPVSARYKVYIIDEVHMLSTQAFNGLLKTLEEPPAHVKFIFATTEIRKVPITVLSRCQRFDLRRIETGALASHFSSVAAQEGIGIDDESLSMIARAAEGSVRDGLSLLDQAIAHGGGQVDAQAVRAMLGLADRSRVVELFGNLMAGDVAAALTGFRDQYDSGAGPSVILTDLADFTHLVTRLKFVPEAADDPSLTETERERGADYAGKLSTAILSRVWQMLLKGISETEGSSRPAAAAEMALIRIAHAASLPSPEEALKAFQNGGGSSGAGVAQTTAGGSHGGSAGSSSGGDAMARAVGERHMPQTGNGQPSMRLAHSAEPSVAPPAAEPVEQVAVASLEDMVVLAEKHRDIAMKVQIRTGVRLVRIEQTRLEISLAPDASPSLPGELVKKLKDWTGANWSVALSREEGAPTITEREAAKRDALVSDARQDPDVAAILSKFPGSKITDVRIAATEEELAGAALSPSEDGDILPAETEPDDNSD; from the coding sequence ATGGATGACACAACCAGCGCCAACCCGGCCGGTCCGGCTGCATCCCAGGCAACGCCTGGCGCAGAGCAGACGCCCTACCGTGTGCTGGCCCGCAAATACCGTCCCAAGGACTTCACCGACCTGATCGGCCAGGAGCCGATGGTCCGCACCCTGACCAATGCTTTTTCCACAGGGCGTATCGCACAGGCCTGGATGCTGACCGGTGTGCGTGGTGTGGGCAAGACCACAACCGCACGCATTCTGGCGCGGGCGCTCAATTACAAGACCGCCGAGATCGACCAGCCAAGCATCGACCTGACAACACCCGGCGAGCATTGCCCGGCGATCATGGAAGGCCGCCATGTCGATGTAATCGAAATGGACGCAGCCTCGCACACCGGTATCGACGACATCCGCGAGATCATTGAGCAGGTCCGCTATCGCCCGGTCTCCGCGCGCTACAAGGTCTACATCATCGACGAGGTTCACATGCTTTCGACGCAGGCCTTCAACGGCCTGCTCAAGACGCTTGAAGAGCCGCCGGCCCATGTGAAATTCATTTTCGCCACCACCGAAATCCGCAAGGTTCCGATCACGGTTCTGTCGCGCTGTCAGCGTTTTGACCTGCGCCGGATCGAAACCGGGGCGCTCGCTTCCCATTTCAGCAGTGTTGCCGCCCAGGAAGGCATCGGCATCGATGATGAGTCGCTTTCCATGATCGCCCGCGCTGCCGAGGGCTCGGTGCGTGACGGGCTGTCGCTGCTTGATCAGGCAATCGCCCATGGCGGAGGTCAGGTCGATGCGCAAGCCGTGCGCGCGATGCTTGGCCTCGCGGACCGCTCGCGCGTGGTTGAACTCTTCGGCAACCTGATGGCGGGCGATGTCGCCGCCGCCTTGACGGGTTTTCGCGACCAGTATGATTCGGGCGCCGGCCCCTCGGTGATTCTCACTGATCTGGCGGATTTCACCCATCTTGTCACGCGGCTCAAATTCGTTCCCGAAGCCGCTGACGATCCGTCCCTGACCGAAACCGAGCGTGAGCGCGGGGCCGACTATGCCGGCAAATTGTCGACCGCCATTCTCTCCCGGGTCTGGCAGATGCTGCTCAAGGGCATTTCCGAGACAGAAGGATCGAGCCGCCCGGCCGCGGCTGCCGAGATGGCGCTGATCCGGATTGCCCACGCCGCCAGCCTGCCCTCGCCCGAGGAGGCGCTCAAGGCGTTCCAGAACGGCGGCGGATCCAGTGGTGCGGGTGTCGCTCAAACAACCGCTGGCGGCAGTCATGGTGGCTCTGCGGGCAGCTCATCGGGCGGCGATGCCATGGCGCGCGCCGTAGGCGAGCGGCACATGCCCCAAACCGGCAATGGCCAACCGTCGATGCGGCTGGCCCATTCCGCCGAGCCTTCCGTTGCCCCCCCTGCCGCCGAACCGGTCGAACAGGTTGCCGTCGCAAGTCTGGAAGACATGGTGGTGCTCGCCGAAAAACACCGCGACATCGCCATGAAGGTTCAGATCCGCACCGGTGTCCGTCTGGTCAGGATCGAACAGACCAGGCTCGAAATCAGCCTGGCGCCTGATGCAAGCCCCAGCCTGCCCGGTGAACTGGTCAAGAAACTGAAAGACTGGACCGGTGCCAACTGGTCGGTCGCGCTCAGCCGTGAGGAAGGTGCACCAACCATAACCGAGCGCGAGGCTGCCAAGCGCGACGCGCTGGTCAGCGATGCCCGGCAGGACCCGGACGTGGCAGCCATCCTGTCGAAATTTCCAGGTTCCAAGATCACAGATGTGCGCATAGCGGCCACTGAAGAAGAGCTGGCGGGGGCGGCTTTGTCGCCGAGCGAGGATGGCGACATCCTTCCGGCCGAAACTGAACCGGACGACAATTCAGACTGA
- a CDS encoding YbaB/EbfC family nucleoid-associated protein, whose protein sequence is MKDIMGMMGKIKDMQAKMESMQEEIATMECEGVSGGGMVTVKLSGKGQMLGLKIDPSMFKEDDVEILEDLIIAAHNDAKVKAETMMAERTKELTAGLPIPPGMKLPF, encoded by the coding sequence ATGAAGGACATCATGGGCATGATGGGCAAGATCAAGGACATGCAGGCCAAGATGGAGAGCATGCAGGAGGAAATCGCCACGATGGAATGCGAAGGCGTGTCCGGTGGTGGCATGGTCACTGTAAAGCTATCGGGCAAGGGCCAGATGCTGGGTCTCAAGATTGATCCGTCCATGTTCAAGGAAGATGACGTCGAGATCCTGGAAGACCTGATCATCGCCGCGCACAATGACGCCAAGGTCAAGGCCGAAACCATGATGGCCGAGCGGACAAAGGAACTCACCGCCGGCCTGCCAATTCCCCCCGGCATGAAGTTGCCGTTCTAA
- the recR gene encoding recombination mediator RecR, which produces MQKRVTGPEIERLIQLLARVPGLGPRSARRAALHLIKKKDQLMGPLALAMNEAHDKVQICSTCGNADTVDPCTVCTDPARDQSVIIVVEDVADLWALERAAAMNAGYHVLGGTLSPLDGVGPDDLSIAGLVDRVARGGVREILIAVNATVEGQTTAHYITEQLSGFDLKVTRLAHGVPVGGELDYLDEGTLAAAIRARTAF; this is translated from the coding sequence ATGCAGAAGCGCGTCACCGGCCCGGAAATCGAACGGCTGATCCAATTGCTTGCCCGGGTGCCCGGGTTGGGGCCCCGCTCGGCACGCCGTGCGGCGTTGCATCTGATCAAGAAGAAAGACCAGCTCATGGGACCGTTGGCACTGGCCATGAACGAAGCCCATGACAAGGTGCAGATCTGCTCGACCTGCGGCAACGCCGACACAGTTGACCCCTGCACCGTCTGCACCGATCCCGCGCGCGATCAGAGCGTGATCATCGTCGTTGAGGATGTCGCTGATCTCTGGGCGCTGGAACGTGCTGCCGCGATGAATGCCGGCTACCATGTGCTGGGTGGCACCCTGTCGCCCCTCGATGGCGTCGGCCCGGATGATTTGTCAATCGCGGGCCTTGTGGATCGCGTCGCCAGGGGCGGCGTTCGCGAGATCCTGATTGCGGTCAATGCCACAGTCGAGGGACAGACAACCGCCCACTACATCACCGAGCAGCTTTCAGGCTTCGACCTCAAGGTCACCCGGCTTGCCCATGGCGTACCGGTGGGCGGCGAGCTCGACTATCTCGACGAGGGCACCTTGGCTGCCGCCATTCGCGCCCGAACCGCATTCTAG
- a CDS encoding RidA family protein, with protein MTKFSNPGTMPMPASNYVQMVETTGPGRRLIISGQIGVAANGEVSQGYEAQAEQAWRNALAGLEAAGMGLSDIIAIRVYDVAPGNVAAYRQIRDRMLQGHAPASTYVIVAGLASPDFLTEIEVEAFAVD; from the coding sequence ATGACAAAATTCTCCAACCCCGGCACCATGCCGATGCCGGCGTCGAACTATGTCCAGATGGTCGAGACCACGGGCCCGGGCCGCAGGCTGATCATTTCTGGCCAGATCGGCGTCGCTGCGAATGGCGAGGTTTCGCAAGGCTATGAGGCCCAGGCGGAACAGGCCTGGCGCAATGCGCTCGCAGGGCTCGAAGCCGCCGGCATGGGGCTCTCCGATATCATTGCGATCCGGGTCTATGACGTGGCGCCGGGAAATGTCGCCGCCTATCGCCAGATCCGGGACCGGATGCTTCAGGGCCATGCCCCGGCCTCGACCTATGTGATTGTGGCTGGGCTGGCCAGCCCGGATTTTCTTACGGAGATCGAGGTTGAAGCCTTCGCGGTGGACTGA
- a CDS encoding lytic murein transglycosylase: protein MIRTAVFAVLSLLVALCGVSPAWAATKAQVESQFARWLEADLWPEARAKGVTKQVFDRAFNGVQLDWDLPDLAPPGFPKPKKRTQSQAEFRSPGAYFSEKRLQSLAASGRSLMQKHQAVLRRIEDKYGVPASIIVAVWGRESGFGRAKIPHSAVGVLVTKAFMSTRPDLFRTEILAALQILQRGDVSASAMRSSWAGAMGQPQFLPSSYLKFAVDFDGDGKRDIWNSIPDSLASIGNYLAQSGWVRGRDWGFEAVIPQGTTCALEGPDRAMPIRDLTAMGIIRISGRPFPEHERTAPGMVLVPAGIYGPEFVVTPNFYVIKEYNNSDLYALFIGNLADRMAYGGGAFITPWGNVGGMLRSDIAKLQTVLERQGYDVGGADGLPGYKTRRSIGEWQAKNGAQPTCFPTPQLLKGLN from the coding sequence ATGATTCGAACCGCCGTCTTTGCAGTCCTGAGCCTTTTGGTCGCCTTGTGCGGTGTCAGCCCGGCATGGGCTGCCACGAAAGCGCAGGTCGAATCCCAGTTTGCCCGCTGGCTCGAGGCGGATCTCTGGCCTGAGGCGCGCGCAAAGGGCGTCACCAAACAGGTCTTTGACCGCGCCTTCAACGGGGTCCAGCTCGACTGGGATCTGCCGGATCTTGCACCTCCCGGGTTCCCCAAGCCAAAAAAACGCACCCAGAGTCAGGCGGAATTCAGAAGCCCTGGCGCCTATTTCAGCGAAAAACGGCTGCAGAGCCTTGCCGCGTCGGGCCGCTCGCTGATGCAGAAACACCAGGCCGTGCTGCGCCGGATCGAGGACAAATACGGTGTGCCGGCCTCGATCATTGTTGCCGTCTGGGGCCGCGAATCCGGTTTTGGCCGCGCCAAGATCCCCCACTCCGCAGTGGGTGTGCTGGTCACCAAGGCCTTCATGTCCACCCGGCCTGACCTGTTTCGCACGGAAATTCTCGCCGCCCTGCAGATTCTCCAGCGCGGCGATGTTTCCGCGTCGGCCATGCGCAGCTCCTGGGCGGGTGCCATGGGGCAGCCCCAGTTCCTGCCGTCGAGCTATCTCAAATTTGCCGTCGACTTTGACGGCGACGGCAAGCGCGATATCTGGAACTCCATCCCTGATTCGCTCGCATCGATCGGCAATTATCTTGCCCAGTCCGGCTGGGTCCGCGGCCGCGACTGGGGCTTTGAGGCGGTGATCCCGCAAGGGACCACATGCGCCCTTGAGGGGCCGGACCGGGCGATGCCAATCCGCGATCTCACGGCTATGGGCATCATTCGCATCTCGGGCCGGCCGTTTCCCGAACATGAGCGCACCGCACCGGGCATGGTGCTTGTGCCCGCAGGCATCTACGGGCCGGAATTCGTTGTCACGCCAAATTTCTATGTGATCAAGGAGTACAACAACTCCGATCTTTACGCGCTGTTTATCGGCAATCTTGCCGACCGCATGGCCTATGGCGGCGGCGCATTCATCACGCCTTGGGGCAATGTCGGTGGCATGCTCCGCTCGGACATTGCCAAGCTGCAGACAGTGCTCGAGCGACAGGGCTATGACGTTGGTGGTGCCGATGGTCTGCCTGGCTACAAGACCCGGCGCTCAATCGGCGAGTGGCAGGCCAAGAACGGCGCGCAGCCCACCTGCTTCCCGACACCTCAACTGCTCAAGGGTTTGAACTGA
- a CDS encoding class I SAM-dependent methyltransferase yields MPTDAELSTYYSDFYRFDYQAADTAPKEKHLRKRRLEAAGRVSQLEGLLPGTGRTLDFGCGSGEFVGAMLALGHDAHGFEPGDTYGSHAKSLYGDRITVNGWQDVTYSDQFDLVTCFHVLEHLSNPVDALRQMAAWAKPDGFVFIEVPDLGKTHPNKGFGALHFAHLLGFNQHNLIVAAAQAGLAPERIVAPTGIIFRKGTTEAGSVEAEAAKGRALSEHLYAGGKMISSYFRYQVGKLTGSNKRPG; encoded by the coding sequence ATGCCGACTGACGCAGAACTTTCGACATACTACTCGGATTTCTACCGCTTCGACTATCAGGCCGCTGATACTGCACCGAAGGAAAAGCACCTGAGAAAGCGACGGCTGGAAGCCGCAGGCAGGGTGAGTCAGCTCGAAGGACTGCTTCCCGGCACCGGGCGCACGCTGGATTTCGGCTGCGGTTCAGGTGAATTCGTGGGCGCGATGCTTGCGCTTGGGCACGACGCACACGGCTTTGAACCGGGCGACACCTATGGCAGCCACGCCAAGTCCCTATATGGCGACCGGATCACGGTCAATGGCTGGCAGGATGTGACCTATTCGGACCAGTTCGATCTGGTCACCTGTTTCCACGTGCTTGAACATCTGAGCAATCCGGTGGATGCATTGCGCCAGATGGCGGCCTGGGCGAAGCCGGACGGGTTTGTGTTCATCGAAGTGCCTGATCTGGGCAAGACTCATCCCAACAAGGGGTTCGGCGCCCTGCATTTCGCCCATCTTCTGGGCTTCAACCAACACAATCTGATTGTTGCTGCGGCACAGGCCGGACTGGCGCCGGAACGGATCGTGGCTCCGACCGGAATCATCTTCCGCAAAGGCACGACGGAAGCTGGCAGTGTCGAGGCTGAAGCGGCGAAGGGCCGAGCGCTCTCCGAGCATCTCTATGCAGGTGGCAAGATGATCTCGAGCTATTTCAGATATCAGGTCGGCAAGCTGACCGGTTCCAACAAACGGCCAGGCTGA
- a CDS encoding aldehyde dehydrogenase family protein — MIEKREFYINGEWVGPRAGRDCEVIDPSTEEACAVISLGGTEDTNAAVAAAKAAFDEWSQTDPETRLGYVKKIREIYLERAEDMSKAISLEMGAPIEMSRASQTTSGTWHIDNFITAFKDFKFLRPLGPHAPNDRIAMEPIGVAGLITPWNWPMNQVALKVIPALLTGCTMVLKPSEVAPLSSIVFAEIVHAAGVPAGVFNMVNGDGMGVGTDLSTHPDVDMISFTGSARAGAAISKAAADTFKRVCLELGGKGANLVFADADEKAVTRGVRHCFNNTGQSCNAPTRMLVERPVYEQAIETAIKIAESTKVASAHQDGNHIGPVVSAAQYEKIQGYIQKGIDEGARLVAGGVGRPEGLNRGYFVRPTVFADVSNDMTIAREEIFGPVLSIMPFDTEEEAVAIANDTIYGLTNYVQSQDGAKRNRLARRLRSGMVEMNGQSRGAGSPFGGTKTSGRAREGGVWGLDEFLEVKAISGWDPAAE; from the coding sequence ATGATCGAGAAACGCGAATTCTACATCAATGGTGAATGGGTAGGCCCGCGTGCCGGCCGTGATTGCGAGGTGATTGATCCGTCGACGGAAGAAGCTTGCGCGGTGATCTCGCTGGGCGGAACCGAAGACACCAATGCTGCCGTCGCCGCTGCCAAGGCGGCCTTTGATGAATGGTCGCAGACCGATCCTGAGACCCGGCTGGGCTACGTCAAGAAGATCCGCGAGATCTATCTCGAGCGCGCCGAGGACATGTCTAAGGCGATCAGCCTCGAGATGGGCGCACCGATCGAGATGTCGCGCGCCAGCCAGACCACGTCGGGCACCTGGCACATCGACAATTTCATCACGGCGTTCAAGGATTTCAAGTTTCTGCGCCCGCTCGGACCGCATGCGCCCAATGACCGGATCGCCATGGAACCGATTGGTGTTGCCGGCCTGATCACGCCTTGGAACTGGCCGATGAACCAGGTCGCGCTGAAGGTCATTCCCGCGCTTTTGACGGGTTGCACCATGGTGCTCAAGCCCTCCGAAGTCGCGCCGCTGTCCTCGATCGTCTTTGCAGAAATTGTCCATGCCGCTGGCGTTCCTGCCGGCGTCTTCAACATGGTCAATGGCGACGGAATGGGTGTCGGCACCGATCTGTCCACTCACCCCGATGTCGACATGATCAGCTTTACCGGCTCGGCGCGCGCCGGCGCCGCGATTTCCAAGGCTGCCGCGGACACCTTCAAGCGCGTCTGCCTCGAACTTGGCGGCAAGGGTGCAAATCTCGTGTTCGCCGATGCTGACGAGAAGGCCGTGACGCGCGGTGTCCGTCACTGCTTCAACAACACCGGTCAGAGCTGCAATGCACCAACCCGCATGCTGGTTGAGCGCCCCGTCTATGAACAGGCCATCGAGACTGCGATCAAGATCGCCGAATCCACCAAGGTTGCGAGTGCGCACCAGGATGGAAATCACATCGGTCCGGTGGTCTCTGCTGCCCAGTATGAGAAGATCCAGGGCTACATCCAGAAAGGCATCGATGAAGGGGCTCGGCTTGTGGCAGGCGGCGTGGGCCGTCCCGAAGGCCTCAACCGTGGCTATTTCGTGCGTCCGACCGTGTTTGCCGATGTGTCCAACGACATGACCATCGCACGCGAAGAGATCTTCGGCCCGGTGCTGTCGATCATGCCGTTCGACACCGAGGAAGAGGCGGTCGCCATCGCCAATGACACGATCTACGGCCTGACCAACTACGTCCAGAGCCAGGATGGCGCCAAGCGCAACCGCCTGGCCCGCCGGCTGCGCTCCGGTATGGTCGAGATGAACGGTCAGTCACGCGGTGCCGGTTCACCCTTTGGCGGCACAAAGACATCCGGCCGGGCCCGCGAAGGCGGCGTCTGGGGGCTTGATGAGTTCCTTGAGGTAAAGGCCATCTCCGGCTGGGATCCTGCTGCCGAGTAG
- a CDS encoding NADPH:quinone reductase, translated as MKAMFCVARGAAGETLELHDVDTPAPGPGEVRVRMHTSGVNPSDVKLRSGVQGPMVADRVVIHNDGAGVIDAVGEGVEPSRVGERVWLYNVNRSADGLGQGVSGTAAELTCVPAALAAPLPDVASFEAGACLGVPAMTAHRAVTWAGPISGKTVLVTGGAGAVGHSAIQIAKAMGARVIATISSQAKDAIARDAGADVVINYRSEDLEARITQEAGRNGVEHVVEVDLAAHVTLYPKILAFDATVGAYASSSDMTPKLPFYPLAFRNICLQPVFVYSMSDKAKGLAIADINALLTSGALTPRIDARFELADAVSAHQAVEGGQLTGNAILTI; from the coding sequence ATGAAAGCAATGTTTTGTGTCGCCCGTGGCGCCGCCGGTGAAACCCTTGAACTGCACGATGTGGATACGCCTGCCCCGGGACCCGGCGAGGTTCGCGTCCGGATGCACACGTCAGGCGTCAATCCGTCGGACGTCAAGCTGCGCAGCGGGGTTCAGGGGCCGATGGTTGCGGACCGGGTCGTGATTCACAATGACGGTGCGGGGGTGATTGATGCGGTCGGCGAAGGTGTGGAGCCGTCGCGCGTTGGCGAGCGCGTCTGGCTCTACAATGTCAATCGCTCGGCGGACGGGTTGGGCCAGGGTGTCTCGGGCACCGCGGCGGAACTGACTTGCGTGCCCGCCGCCCTCGCCGCTCCGCTGCCTGATGTGGCAAGTTTCGAGGCCGGCGCATGCCTCGGTGTTCCGGCAATGACGGCGCATCGTGCGGTCACCTGGGCCGGTCCGATTTCCGGCAAGACGGTTCTGGTGACCGGAGGTGCCGGTGCGGTGGGCCATTCGGCAATCCAGATCGCCAAGGCGATGGGGGCACGGGTGATTGCGACAATCAGCTCGCAGGCCAAGGACGCAATCGCACGCGATGCAGGAGCGGACGTGGTGATCAACTATCGCAGCGAAGACCTCGAGGCACGCATCACGCAGGAAGCCGGCCGGAACGGCGTGGAGCATGTCGTGGAGGTGGATCTCGCCGCCCACGTGACCCTTTACCCGAAGATCCTGGCATTCGATGCGACAGTGGGTGCCTATGCCTCATCAAGCGACATGACACCCAAGCTGCCATTCTATCCTCTGGCCTTCCGCAACATCTGTCTTCAGCCGGTGTTCGTCTATTCGATGTCTGACAAGGCAAAAGGCCTGGCCATTGCCGACATCAATGCGCTGCTCACAAGTGGCGCACTGACGCCGCGCATAGACGCCCGCTTCGAGCTTGCTGACGCGGTCTCGGCACATCAGGCGGTGGAAGGCGGCCAGCTCACGGGCAACGCAATCCTGACGATCTGA